TGTGCTTGCTTTGCCCATATCTTGGCTAAGGAAATGATGATTATGTTGGTGTGCTCTCCTTGCTGGGTTCTTTTGTTGCTAGTGTGCTTAATTTCTAGGCTTGAATCTTCTAGATTGGGCAACACTTGAAATTTAGGCTAAGATTTCCTTTCTTTGTtctaaaaatttgaaaaaatccCAATTCATCTCCCTTCTCAGACAGGTTCATCGAATAACATGGTTGTGTTAACTACTGAATTCCGGCAAGTGCGTACTGCATGCATGTACTGACACGTATCCATAAAAATTACATCTCTTTTACGTTATACGGAGGCATAATCTGTTTCAAAGGTTCCATAGGTCTAACATGTCTGGTGTCGTCTTGCTTCACAATCATTTGTATGCCTCTTAAATCGTCTATATGCGCTCGCAGATGGATCTCTGGCTTGTGGTCTGCTCGTTTTGTCTCCATGCAATACTCCGGTCTCTTTGCCACTGTATCTGGTCGATTGGGAACGAGGGACCGGATTTCTCGTATCCTTCTACACGTGGTGCGATCCATATATGCTGATTGTGTATCTCCTTATAATTTCCCCGATTCCTTCTTTAAGAATGAGTGGCATGATCACAGCACTGTGATAGCTTACTAATTACGTCTAGATATGTAAGGTAGGCAttcccttgagccttgagggaATAGAGCTATAACTCACAAATGAGTTGTCTGGGTAGCCATGGTGGGACAAATCTGCTTAAAGAAATTTTATTGTAACCATCACACTGTATATTCATGTTTCTTATATATAGTGTAATAGTGCATGCACATGTATTGTTGGAATCGAATGCACCATCTATTGACTACTCCCACATGAACCCTCGATAGAATACATAACACATTCCATTTGATTCTCATTTTCTCTATAGCTATGAGTACTAAAAGTATTTTAAGTTCATTTTTCTATGGATTTAAGGTGAGGGAAATTGGAATTTGGTAATTGCAAGAAACTTAACTACTATAAGCatgttttggaaaaaaaaactattgtgGGTAAGGATGGATTCAGATCAAATACATATAGTACTATTTTACATAGATATGAATATTATTAAATGTAAATACAAAACAAATGGTTCGAATTCAGATTCGCATATATTCGGATACCTACTTAGATTTGGAGATAGCAAGTACAAATTACTTTATCGTTGGTTTTTAAACAAAATAAGTGTACAAATAATATGAACACATAACACATGCTCATAAAGATATCTCATTGAAAATAACATATTTATCATTAAATATtccaataaataaatatttcaataataatataaatattttaataATAACATATATAATTTATTAATTTATAAATATAGTAAAGTACTCAAAGCTAATAAGATTAGCCATAtaaaaattaataaaacttAATCTTTATATATCATTAATATTAAGATTAATACCATTAGTCATTAGCCATAAGCCCATAAGATAGCTTTTAAATAGTCCCATGGATGCATCATTACTAATATTAAATTAATATCATTGGTCATTTATCATTTAGATAACTTTATAATAGTTTGAATTTTTTACATTACTAGTAATGTTAGAATTTATATTGTTTGTCATAAATAATTAGtcatggagataaactttatatggtttCATTGGTTAGATATTCCATACTTTTGTCGAATACAAATATAGAGTcaaatagagaaaaaaaattgaaaaatggATTGGGATACATCCATTTTAGCATTGATATTGAAATTGGATACGAATACGAAGATCCATATTGAAGTTTTAGCCTATACGAATATGAATAATTAGGATTTTTTTGACATCCATATCCATCCCTAGTTGTGGGTAGCCTAATATGACAAAGGGTTGTAACAAATAAAATAGTCTATGATAGTTTTTAGTAGCAATTACTTGCGATATATGGAGTTATCACATATGGTCTTCGCTAAAAAACTTATATTGTTATGGAGCAATTGTAGATGAATTTTATTAAAACCAAATATGTAAGTCGTAGACGAATTCAAAATAACCCAGTAACATTGATGGCCATTAAATTCTCATACATTATGTATTGTCTTTGATGTCTTGAAATGCTTTGGGAAATTGTATATATGTGATGTATTATCATCTTTAATCATTTTTTTGTGAGGACACCTTGAATCATTTTGTAGTATTCATGTCTACTTTAAGTGTAAAATAAAAATCCTTGTAAATTCCAAATTTTGCAATAGAGATAAAGTATGCGTGCAAGTAAATGTCAAATTCGCTTCAAAAAGTATTTTACTTGCACAATGCAACTTATAGACATAAACATTCAAGTGTAACCAATATCCTTTTCTTGATTATGAGACACGCACACACACATGTACACAAAAGTAATTTCAAATGCACCTCCTGTAACATGTCTACAAATAAAACCACTCGCGTGCGTAATTATTGTTAACAAGGTGGCAGCAGAGTCATAAACCATCACGCCTCCATCACATGTTTAACGAACAATTTCTGCTGCGCCTACTAAAGTAAGTTTGCCTTATGGAAAGAGGCAGTATCTAATTTATTCGTAACAAATTGACCTTCCAAAGGCTCCATATGAATAAATTTTGAGTTgtgaaaaaataatatatatatataaataattaATGCCTCAAAACACTATCGTTTTTGTCAAACTTCTAAATTAAAGTCAATGCTCTTGGTTATATGCTTTAGTGATGTCCATGCCTATAACATCGGTTTTTATTACTGACGAAGGCATATATCGAGACCAGGGGCACTTTCAAGGAAATCTTTACTATACAAACACCAATTCGTGCTTCGGACCGGAGCATTATATTGCTTACAAATACTAACTTGTAGACATAGCTAGCTGACCACCACCGGCCTTGGACATGGTTTATGGTTAAATACTAGCAGATCAGATCGTGTTGAGCTGGATTAGTGGGTGCTGCGCACCTATGTTATCCACCAAGATTTTCTCGCATGTAATGCAGATCGTTCATATCGATGGCCACACCATGGACCGGACAATTTAATTGCGATGAGATCATACCCATTGTTGGGTTCCCAAATCAGCGCCGATTCTTAGCAATCTCCTGTTTTATTTCGTTGTCGGGCTAGCTAACAAGGCAAAGTTTCAAAATCTGGGTGTTGATTGGATGCATAATTCGGGGACACACATTAAATCGCTGTTGCCGGTGCACATGCGGGCAGATTCGCCGCTACTTTCTTCGTGTCACTGTCGATTTGTCCTTTTGCAGGGGCGTCGATCCATCTGGCACGCTGAATGTCCCTGCTATGCCACCCTTTGACCCTACAAGTTGCCCCCACGAAGAGACGATGAAGCCTGCAAGTGTGTGTATGTTTGGAGGCCAGAACCCTCGCAAATCATTGGCCCATCACAAGCAAACTAGGGCATTGCTAATGCTAGCTGCTCGGTTACATATAAAGATATTATATATAGAAATACAGTTGATCCGGTCCCGGGTAAAACAGGATATAATATAGGtgccgtttggtagagcttcggcttctcataaaacgacttcggcttcggcttcttcggtggagtggcttttttagtgaagctgaagccattttgcaaaacgtttggtaaaacggcttctcaatggcaatatatgtaattttatgatcacttaatgctctgagagagaggagaagccggtgaagccacatTTTTCGGCTCCTCCTCTCTAATGTAAGCCATTTTGCGActtctccccggctttggtaatgaagccgttttgaaattggcCCTTTGatagggcttcaccaaaagtcggtggagaagcactttaaaaagctctaccaaacggggtaTAATCTCGTTAACCCATAAAATATAATGTGATTGGGTGGCCGAAGGAAAGGGACCAGAACGTGCGGCCACATCCATGGTCCATCCATATATATGCTCGCCTGCAGGCAGGCTCGTCGTCGTGGATaccagctctctctcttccatTGTTCCTTCCATTATTAGCCAGTCGAGCACTACAGTCGCTTCAAGATTGATCGGTGTAGCAGTTCGCCATGAGGAAGGTGTGCGCTAACCTAGACCGGGAGGACGGTTTGGACACCGTGCTCGAGGTGCCCGTCCCGGAGTCCCACCACGAGCCGTCCGCccgcggtggccggcgccggcgccgcacggTGACCGCGTGGGTGCGGTCGCACATGGACCAGCGCCACCGGCGAGACGGCGCACCGCCGTCCCGGGCCGACGTGCAGCTCATGCTCGGCGTCATCGGCGCGCCGCTGGTACCGCAGCCCGTGGAGGCGAGGAAGGCCATGGCCGGGAAGGACATCAAGGAAGAGCCCCTTGTACGTGACCTTTAATTTACATCCCTTTGAACATCAACACGTACGTTGATCCTTTGATCGATCGATCATGACGgctaataaaataataaaaactttCGTTTTCCAGGAGGTTTCGAAGGCCAAGTACATCGTGGAGCAGTacgtcgcggcggcgggaggggagcCGGCGCTGAGCGCGGCGACGAGTATGTACGCGATGGGGAAGGTGCGGATGAGGACTGCCAAGGGGCAGAAGGCCAAGACAGGAATGGGCGTcgtcaacggcggcggcgaggtcgccggcggcttCGTGGTGTGGCAGAAGATGCCCGAGATGTGGTGCGTGGagatggtggtggccggcggcaccAAAATGAGCGCCGGCAGCGACGGCAAGGTCGCCTGGCGCCAGACGCCCTGGCAGCAAGCCCACGCATCCCGAGGGCCCCCAAGACCGCTCCGCCGATGCGTTCAGGTACCAACTggcaatttctttttcttcacctTCGTGACACAAATAAAACAAGTCTTGATCATGATTATAATTTCCTATCTAACTAATATGAAAGTAAAAAAATGCAAATGGACGTGGAAGATTCGTCGAACATGCGTCCATGTGCAAGTATCTCCTTCTCCTAAGTACACCGTAATTAACTCATCGATGGCATGTGCTGCAGGGTCTGGATCCGAAATCGACGGCGAACCTGTTCTCGACAGCAACATGGGTCGGCGAGAAGTGCATCGACGACGATGACTGCTTCGTGCTCCGCGTCGACGCCGACCCCTCGGCGCTCCGCGCCCGGAGCAGCGCCGACGTTGAGGTCGTCCGGCACGCCGTGTGGGGGTACTTCAGCCAGAGGACGGGGCTCCTGGTCCGCCTTGAGGACAGCCACCTGCTGCGCATCCACGTGCACGGCGAGGCCACCGAGACCGCCTACTGGGAGACCTCCATGGAGTCGTCCATCGGCGACTACCGCGCCGTCGACGGCATCAACGTCGCGCACGCCGGCCGTACCGTCGTGTCGCTGTCCCGTTTCGGcagcggcgccgacgaggacgacggctcCGACGCCGCGCGCGGTAAGAGGACTTGCACGTGCCTGGAGGAGACGTGGAGCATCGAGGAGGTGGACTTCAACATCATGGGCCTGTCCACAGAGTGCTTCTTGCCTCCCAGAGACATGATCCCAGCTTGCAACTCTAAACCGGTAGAGAAGGAGCAGCGCAAGAAGGACGCCGTTGCCGTTCCTGTAAATTGTGCAGCAGGACTTGACGTCATCAAGAGCAAGAACAGTGATGGCGGCGTCAGACCAGCGGCAGCGAGAAAGGCGCTTGTTCCGTCGGCGACTGGGCTTGGCTGGTTCGGGCCGGCGAAGGTTGTAGCGGTGGAAACTGTCGACGCCGCCGAGTAATCATTTTCGGCCCGCGAGATAAGACGATGTTGCATAGTTCCGGAGGCGTGTGTTGCGGCGCCCCGTCCACTAGCAAGTGAAGACCTGTATAGTTTTCTTTTCCTCTGCACAGTGCATAGTATAGGAGGGCAGTTGAGAACCACGTGGATTTTTTTCTCCACTAGAGTTCTCGTTTTGCATAGTCtgcaaaaagaacaaaaattcATATGTTGTACGGCGACAATTAGTGATTTTCTCCATCAAGAATCTTTTTACCAGGCGTTGTCTTGGTAACGATCGAGTTTCGGCACAGCTGACTACTCGAATTTCCAAACCATTCTATCAACAAACAAACGGCTAGATCTGTTCCTTCACCCTTGTCGGTCTTCTTCAACCTCTCATGCCATAGACAATGAATCATTTCTACTCAAGCTCCCTAGTCCCTTGTCGAATGGAGGTGAAGTAGGGAGAAGTCTGTTTAGAAGAATGAGAAAGGTGGGTGTATGGAAAATAGTTCTAGGTCATTATTTgttattttggtgattgagtaaCAATATAGTTATTTGGACTAATGTGTTCGTCAAGATATATATTTGTAGGTTTCATAGGTTCCAAAAATAAATTAGAAGCTATCCAAACGATAGTAAAAAGGGATTTAGAATAATTCTATGCCATCAAAATCATAGTAAAAATCCAGAGTTTTTCTACTTCATCCAAATGCTGATAAAGACATGCAAAGAAACAAAGCGAATTCAATATAATCATTTTGTCTAATTGATTCAGTGATATGTGTCGGTGCAGCACCGGATCATCTGATGTTCCCCCATTTTTCTACCCTTTCAAGCAACTACTTGTTTTGGACTTATAGCTATAAACTAACAaccacccccctccccccgccccccccccccaaaaaaaaactacaccCCCATTTGAGGGGTGTTAGAGCTTAGATACACATAAGTGCTCTATACACCAAAATGATTAAGAGAggattaaggcaattagcacaAGGCTTAGGGCATTATAACGTTCGGGCCGCTTAGcgcattgctttagggattaACC
This sequence is a window from Setaria italica strain Yugu1 chromosome III, Setaria_italica_v2.0, whole genome shotgun sequence. Protein-coding genes within it:
- the LOC101758892 gene encoding uncharacterized protein LOC101758892 — encoded protein: MRKVCANLDREDGLDTVLEVPVPESHHEPSARGGRRRRRTVTAWVRSHMDQRHRRDGAPPSRADVQLMLGVIGAPLVPQPVEARKAMAGKDIKEEPLEVSKAKYIVEQYVAAAGGEPALSAATSMYAMGKVRMRTAKGQKAKTGMGVVNGGGEVAGGFVVWQKMPEMWCVEMVVAGGTKMSAGSDGKVAWRQTPWQQAHASRGPPRPLRRCVQGLDPKSTANLFSTATWVGEKCIDDDDCFVLRVDADPSALRARSSADVEVVRHAVWGYFSQRTGLLVRLEDSHLLRIHVHGEATETAYWETSMESSIGDYRAVDGINVAHAGRTVVSLSRFGSGADEDDGSDAARGKRTCTCLEETWSIEEVDFNIMGLSTECFLPPRDMIPACNSKPVEKEQRKKDAVAVPVNCAAGLDVIKSKNSDGGVRPAAARKALVPSATGLGWFGPAKVVAVETVDAAE